The following are encoded together in the Pungitius pungitius chromosome 7, fPunPun2.1, whole genome shotgun sequence genome:
- the cdc34a gene encoding cell division cycle 34 homolog (S. cerevisiae) a, producing the protein MAQHGHHVASSQKALMLEMKSLQDEPVEGFRITLVDESDMYNWEVAIFGPPNTHYEGGYFKSRIKFPVDYPYSPPAFRFLTKMWHPNIYENGDVCISILHPPVDDPQSGELPSERWNPTQNVRTILLSVISLLNEPNTFSPANVDASVMYRKWRDSKGKDREYIEIIRKQVVATKADAERDGVKVPITLDEYCVRTQVPPTDDGSNLLYDDYYDELEDDDEDEEDEDNEDCCYDNDDSGTEDS; encoded by the exons ATGGCTCAGCATGGACATCATGTAGCCAGTTCCCAAAAAGCACTAATGCTCGAGATGAAAAGTCTCCAAGACGAGCCCGTCGAAGGATTCAGAATAACTTTGGTGGACGAGTCGGACATGTACAACTGGGAAGTGGCGATATTCGGACCCCCCAATACACACTACGAGGGGGGGTATTTTAAG TCCCGGATCAAGTTCCCGGTCGACTACCCGTACTCTCCACCTGCTTTTCGCTTCCTCACCAAAATGTGGCACCCCAACATCTATGAG AACGGGGATGTGTGCATCTCTATCCTGCACCCACCAGTGGACGACCCCCAGAGCGGAGAGCTGCCTTCAGAGAGGTGGAACCCCACCCAGAACGTCAG gaCCATCCTGCTCAGTGTGATCTCTTTGCTCAACGAGCCCAACACCTTCTCCCCGGCCAACGTGGACGCGTCCGTCATGTACCGCAAGTGGCGGGACAGCAAGGGCAAGGACAGAGAATACATCGAGATCATCAG GAAGCAGGTGGTGGCCACCAAAGCCGACGCGGAGCGGGACGGCGTCAAGGTTCCCATCACGCTGGACGAGTACTGCGTCCGCACCCAAGTCCCGCCCACAGACGACGGCTCCAACCTCCTGTACGATGACTACTACGACGAACtcgaggacgacgacgaggacgaggaggacgaggacaacGAGGACTGCTGCTACGACAACGACGACTCGGGCACTGAGGACTCCTGA